One segment of Pandoraea pnomenusa DNA contains the following:
- a CDS encoding phosphomannomutase/phosphoglucomutase, whose amino-acid sequence MTQTTQVSPAIFKAYDIRGIVGKTLDANVAHLIGRAFGTALRREGGNAVVVGRDGRLSGPELVGALSDGLRAAGVDVVDIGVVVTPMVYFATNVTLHGRVVDSGIMVTGSHNPPDYNGFKMVLRGRAIYGDAIQGLAKLIEQQDFETGQGTYTADEIGESYRARIANDVHLARPMKIAVDCGNGVAGAYAPALFQALGCDVIELFCDVDGTFPNHHPDPAHPENLQDLIRTLQTTDAEIGLAFDGDGDRLGVVTKDGQIIYPDRQLMLFAEEVLSRNPGEKIIYDVKCTRNLADWVRKHGGEPLMWKTGHSLVKAKLKETGAPLAGEMSGHVFFKDRWYGFDDGLYTGARLLEILSKAADPSAVLNALPNSISTPELQIPLAEGENFALIDKLRETAKFDGAQDVIKIDGVRVEYPDGFGLARSSNTTPVVVLRFEADSDAAIRRIQEDFRRAILAVKPDAKLPF is encoded by the coding sequence ATGACGCAAACCACGCAAGTTTCGCCTGCGATCTTCAAGGCTTACGATATCCGCGGCATCGTCGGCAAGACCCTCGACGCCAACGTCGCGCACCTCATCGGGCGCGCCTTCGGCACGGCCCTGCGTCGCGAAGGCGGCAACGCCGTCGTGGTCGGCCGCGACGGCCGCCTGTCCGGTCCCGAGCTTGTCGGCGCACTGTCGGACGGGCTTCGCGCGGCCGGCGTCGACGTGGTCGATATCGGCGTCGTCGTGACACCGATGGTGTACTTCGCCACCAACGTCACGCTGCACGGGCGCGTCGTCGACTCGGGCATCATGGTCACGGGCAGCCACAATCCGCCCGACTACAACGGTTTCAAGATGGTGCTGCGCGGCCGTGCAATCTATGGCGATGCCATTCAGGGCCTCGCGAAGCTCATCGAGCAGCAGGACTTCGAGACCGGGCAGGGTACCTATACGGCCGACGAAATCGGCGAGTCGTATCGCGCGCGCATCGCCAACGACGTGCATCTGGCGCGGCCGATGAAGATCGCCGTGGACTGCGGTAATGGCGTGGCGGGGGCTTACGCGCCGGCGCTGTTTCAGGCGCTGGGTTGCGACGTGATCGAGCTGTTCTGCGACGTCGACGGCACCTTCCCGAATCACCACCCGGACCCGGCGCATCCCGAGAATCTTCAGGATCTGATCAGGACGCTGCAAACGACCGACGCCGAGATCGGCCTCGCGTTCGACGGCGACGGCGATCGCCTGGGCGTGGTCACCAAGGACGGCCAGATCATCTATCCGGATCGCCAACTGATGTTGTTCGCCGAGGAAGTGCTGAGTCGCAACCCGGGCGAGAAGATCATCTACGACGTGAAATGCACGCGCAACCTGGCGGACTGGGTGCGCAAGCACGGCGGCGAGCCGCTCATGTGGAAGACGGGCCACTCGCTGGTCAAGGCCAAGCTCAAGGAGACCGGCGCGCCGCTCGCGGGCGAGATGAGCGGTCACGTGTTCTTCAAGGACCGCTGGTACGGCTTCGACGACGGCCTATACACGGGCGCGCGCCTGCTCGAGATTCTCTCGAAGGCGGCCGATCCGAGCGCCGTGCTCAACGCGCTGCCGAACTCGATTTCCACGCCTGAGCTGCAGATCCCGCTGGCCGAGGGCGAGAACTTCGCGCTGATCGACAAGCTGCGCGAGACGGCGAAGTTCGACGGTGCGCAGGACGTGATCAAGATCGATGGGGTGCGCGTCGAATACCCCGATGGGTTCGGTCTGGCGCGCTCGTCGAACACCACGCCAGTGGTGGTGCTGCGTTTCGAGGCCGACAGCGACGCGGCGATCCGCCGAATTCAGGAAGACTTCCGCCGCGCTATCCTCGCGGTCAAGCCGGACGCGAAGCTGCCGTTCTGA
- a CDS encoding oligosaccharide flippase family protein, whose product MPYRTIIRNILWMLTERGAQIAGGIAVSGLLARSLGAAQFGLFQYAQSLVFLAASLTLLCGSEVVVPRLVGKPEAEQRTIIAHAFVLRLAAAAVAYTLLAVYVIVFAESSLVAVTLWLGVALWFREPSGIVIAWLQARTFNRPSVSANLCALGVKLALVAILFVTHASVSAFAVVYAVEAIVAAALLVRYYFKHSPKTPVLWQRRLLLDLLASGTSFWGGLMLMILFKRIDQLVLKPLIPLAELGAYAAAMQVTENFVLVAPIIANSLAPQLIFQTLDNAVARRNTVRAVWLMVGAGACLAVPVALLAPWIVHLIYGAGFAQSAEILRVSALMGILVFADAALNLVLVRRGAGRWVIAKWACAAMVAFVVVRGLAPQLGALAGALGYGAGYAAALMLGIWLLKRD is encoded by the coding sequence ATGCCCTATCGGACCATCATTCGCAACATCCTCTGGATGCTGACCGAGCGCGGCGCGCAGATCGCCGGCGGCATCGCGGTCTCCGGGCTTCTGGCGCGCAGCCTGGGCGCCGCGCAATTCGGCCTGTTTCAGTACGCGCAATCGCTCGTCTTCCTCGCCGCGTCGCTCACGCTGCTGTGCGGTAGCGAAGTGGTGGTGCCTCGCCTGGTCGGCAAACCCGAGGCCGAACAACGCACGATCATCGCCCACGCGTTCGTGCTGCGCCTGGCCGCCGCCGCCGTCGCCTACACCCTGCTGGCCGTTTACGTGATCGTGTTCGCCGAGTCGTCGCTCGTCGCCGTGACGCTCTGGCTGGGCGTGGCGCTGTGGTTTCGCGAGCCGTCGGGCATCGTGATCGCCTGGCTGCAGGCGCGCACCTTCAACCGGCCGAGCGTGAGTGCCAACCTCTGTGCGCTGGGGGTGAAACTCGCGCTCGTGGCGATCCTGTTCGTCACGCACGCAAGCGTGAGCGCGTTCGCCGTCGTCTATGCGGTAGAAGCCATCGTGGCCGCCGCGCTGCTCGTGCGCTACTACTTCAAGCACTCGCCGAAAACCCCGGTGCTCTGGCAACGCCGGCTGCTGCTCGACCTGCTGGCGAGCGGCACGAGCTTCTGGGGCGGCCTGATGCTCATGATCCTGTTCAAGCGCATCGATCAACTGGTGCTCAAGCCACTCATCCCGCTCGCCGAACTGGGGGCGTACGCCGCCGCCATGCAAGTCACGGAAAACTTCGTGCTCGTGGCGCCGATCATCGCGAATTCGCTCGCGCCACAGTTGATCTTCCAGACGCTCGACAACGCCGTCGCGCGGCGCAACACCGTGCGCGCCGTCTGGCTGATGGTCGGCGCCGGCGCATGCCTGGCCGTGCCGGTCGCGCTGCTGGCGCCGTGGATCGTGCATCTGATCTACGGCGCGGGTTTTGCGCAGTCGGCCGAGATTCTGCGCGTGTCGGCGCTCATGGGCATTCTCGTGTTCGCCGACGCCGCCCTGAACCTCGTGCTCGTGCGGCGCGGCGCCGGGCGCTGGGTCATCGCCAAATGGGCCTGCGCCGCCATGGTCGCCTTCGTCGTCGTGCGTGGTCTCGCACCACAACTCGGCGCCCTGGCCGGCGCACTGGGCTACGGCGCGGGATATGCGGCTGCGCTGATGCTGGGCATCTGGCTGCTCAAGCGCGACTGA
- a CDS encoding glycosyltransferase translates to MKIVLLTTGLQLGGAETQVADLARGFLSRGHEVMLVSVTGACTIALPMSPRLTLVELKASKTPWSLAGAMRQFASRLRAWRPDVVHAHMVHANLLARLTRVLAPMPVLVTSAHSRNEGGRVWMLAYRLTDRLTDLTTNVSDDAVAAFVAQRAAPPGRIVSMPNGIDTARYRPDPLARQQCRAAMPGVGALAAPVVFAAGRMVEAKGYPVMIDAFSRVVREMPDARLFIAGEGPMRGTVQARIDSLGLAHAVTLLGRRNDIARWMCAADVYAMSSAWEGLPLVIGEAMACGLPIVSTDCGGVREMIGGAPDDAPGNALVPVGDAQRLADALLRTLRAGQDARHAVGAANRARIVSHYSLDAVVTRWLDVYARLRDTRRSDV, encoded by the coding sequence ATGAAGATCGTCCTGCTCACCACCGGACTTCAACTGGGCGGCGCCGAGACCCAGGTAGCCGACCTCGCGCGCGGCTTTCTTTCTCGCGGGCATGAGGTGATGCTCGTGTCGGTGACCGGCGCGTGCACGATCGCGCTGCCGATGTCGCCACGTCTCACGCTCGTCGAACTGAAGGCGAGCAAGACACCCTGGTCGCTTGCGGGCGCCATGCGCCAGTTCGCGTCGCGCCTGCGGGCGTGGCGACCGGACGTCGTCCACGCCCATATGGTGCACGCCAACCTGCTCGCGCGCCTCACGCGTGTGCTCGCGCCAATGCCGGTGCTCGTGACGAGCGCGCACAGTCGCAACGAAGGTGGGCGTGTCTGGATGCTCGCGTACCGGCTGACCGACCGGCTGACGGATCTGACGACCAACGTCAGCGACGACGCCGTGGCCGCGTTCGTCGCGCAACGCGCCGCGCCGCCCGGGCGCATCGTCAGCATGCCCAACGGCATCGATACCGCGCGCTATCGGCCCGATCCCTTGGCGCGCCAGCAATGCCGGGCTGCCATGCCCGGTGTCGGGGCGCTCGCCGCGCCCGTCGTGTTCGCCGCCGGTCGGATGGTCGAGGCGAAGGGCTATCCGGTGATGATCGACGCCTTCTCGCGCGTGGTCCGCGAGATGCCCGACGCCCGCCTGTTCATCGCCGGCGAAGGGCCGATGCGCGGCACGGTGCAGGCGCGCATCGATTCACTGGGCCTTGCACACGCCGTTACGCTGCTCGGCCGTCGCAACGACATTGCGCGGTGGATGTGCGCGGCGGACGTGTACGCCATGTCGTCGGCATGGGAGGGCCTGCCGCTGGTGATCGGCGAGGCAATGGCCTGCGGTCTGCCAATCGTCTCGACCGACTGCGGCGGCGTGCGCGAAATGATCGGCGGCGCACCGGACGACGCCCCTGGCAACGCGCTGGTGCCCGTCGGCGACGCGCAACGACTGGCCGACGCGCTGCTGCGCACGCTGCGCGCCGGGCAGGACGCGCGGCATGCCGTCGGCGCGGCGAATCGCGCCCGCATCGTCTCCCATTACTCGCTCGACGCCGTCGTGACACGCTGGCTGGATGTGTATGCCCGTCTGCGCGACACGCGACGCTCGGACGTCTGA
- a CDS encoding glycosyltransferase, with the protein MTTFASANDAAHSRTVCLFTGTLAAFAGAERATATLANALAARGHRVHVVSLWGHVPVFPLSPEVSHHAMFGERVAFKRHYLSIVRALRRYVRANAIEIMIDVDPMLALYTVPATLGVPMQRIAWEHSTYASDLGRRARRWARALAARRYDAVVVLTETDRDAWQAHHPHARARFVTLPNPLGIPMPDTPPPAQDDARCVLAVGRLVPEKGFDRLIDAWARVSRHAPGWQVRIVGDGPLRETLLAQARDAGVGDSVHVLPAVADIARHYAQATLYCLPSRRESFGLVLIETKAYAVPVVAFAADAGPRALLHDEVDSLVVEDGDIDALAAALLRLIGDPALRRRLGLAGYVHAQAFRADAVAARWETLWTDAGSLPGGAR; encoded by the coding sequence ATGACGACCTTCGCCTCCGCCAACGACGCCGCCCACTCCCGCACCGTCTGCCTGTTTACCGGCACGCTCGCGGCGTTCGCCGGCGCCGAGCGTGCGACGGCCACGCTAGCCAACGCGCTTGCGGCACGCGGACATCGCGTGCATGTGGTCTCGCTGTGGGGACACGTGCCCGTCTTCCCGCTCTCGCCGGAAGTTTCGCATCATGCGATGTTCGGCGAGCGCGTGGCGTTCAAGCGCCACTACCTGTCCATCGTGCGGGCGCTTCGGCGCTATGTGCGCGCGAACGCCATCGAGATCATGATCGACGTCGACCCGATGCTCGCGCTCTACACGGTGCCCGCAACGCTCGGCGTGCCGATGCAACGCATCGCGTGGGAACACAGCACCTACGCCAGTGACCTCGGTCGCCGTGCGCGCCGCTGGGCGCGGGCGCTGGCCGCACGCCGCTACGACGCCGTGGTGGTGCTCACCGAGACCGATCGCGACGCCTGGCAAGCCCACCACCCGCATGCGCGCGCCAGATTCGTCACGCTGCCCAATCCGCTCGGCATTCCAATGCCCGACACGCCGCCGCCAGCACAGGACGATGCGCGCTGCGTGCTCGCCGTCGGGCGTCTGGTCCCGGAGAAAGGGTTCGACCGGCTTATCGACGCCTGGGCGCGCGTCTCCCGACACGCCCCCGGCTGGCAGGTGCGAATCGTCGGTGACGGCCCATTGCGCGAAACGCTGCTCGCACAAGCCCGCGACGCGGGCGTCGGCGACAGCGTGCACGTGCTGCCCGCCGTGGCCGACATCGCACGACACTATGCGCAGGCGACCCTGTATTGCCTGCCCTCGCGGCGCGAGAGCTTCGGGCTGGTATTGATCGAGACGAAAGCCTACGCGGTGCCCGTCGTGGCTTTTGCCGCGGACGCCGGACCACGAGCGCTGCTGCATGACGAGGTCGACAGCCTCGTGGTGGAAGACGGCGACATCGACGCGCTGGCGGCCGCGCTGCTGCGCCTGATCGGCGACCCCGCATTGCGGCGACGGCTCGGTCTGGCGGGCTATGTCCATGCCCAGGCGTTTCGTGCCGACGCTGTCGCCGCGCGCTGGGAGACGTTGTGGACTGACGCGGGTTCCCTGCCGGGCGGAGCACGATGA
- the waaC gene encoding lipopolysaccharide heptosyltransferase I translates to MPVVQDILRRCPDARIDWVVEEGFVDLVKLVRGVRRVIPFALRRWRKKPFAAATWQEIGAFRRALRETPYDYVIDTQGLVKTGWIARTARGAVWGLGNRTEGASYEWPVRFLYRHMVRIEPHTHVVTRSRLLVAEAMGFQMPAEIDFGIATERADHSQCPDRPYAVFVHATSREDKTWPEADWIALGRDLAAQGLLIVLPWGSMAERDVSQRLAAALGEHAWVPPRMNLSQVVGLIDRGAITVGVDTGLVHIAAALNRPTIELYNFSTAWRTGGFWSPHIVNLGDAEHKPTLAQVRDAVRQLAPSMSPATGGAAAPSEDRSA, encoded by the coding sequence ATGCCCGTGGTGCAGGATATCCTGCGCCGCTGTCCCGACGCCCGGATCGACTGGGTCGTGGAAGAGGGCTTCGTCGACCTCGTCAAACTCGTGCGCGGTGTGCGCCGGGTCATTCCCTTCGCGCTGCGCCGCTGGCGCAAGAAGCCGTTCGCCGCGGCCACCTGGCAGGAAATTGGCGCCTTTCGTCGCGCGTTGCGCGAAACCCCTTACGACTACGTGATCGATACGCAGGGTCTGGTCAAGACCGGCTGGATCGCGCGCACCGCGCGTGGCGCGGTGTGGGGGCTGGGCAATCGCACCGAAGGCGCGAGCTACGAATGGCCGGTGCGCTTTCTCTACCGGCACATGGTGCGCATCGAGCCGCACACGCATGTCGTGACACGCTCGCGCCTGCTTGTTGCCGAAGCCATGGGATTCCAGATGCCGGCGGAAATCGACTTCGGCATCGCCACGGAGCGTGCGGATCACAGCCAGTGCCCGGACCGGCCGTATGCCGTATTCGTGCACGCCACGTCGCGCGAAGACAAGACATGGCCCGAAGCCGACTGGATTGCGCTGGGGCGCGATCTGGCGGCGCAGGGCCTGTTGATCGTGCTGCCGTGGGGGAGTATGGCCGAGCGCGACGTGTCGCAGCGTCTGGCCGCCGCGCTGGGCGAGCACGCGTGGGTGCCGCCCCGAATGAACCTGTCGCAGGTGGTCGGCCTGATCGACCGCGGCGCGATCACCGTGGGTGTGGATACCGGCCTGGTGCATATTGCCGCAGCCCTGAACCGCCCGACCATCGAGCTATACAATTTCAGCACGGCGTGGCGCACCGGAGGATTCTGGTCGCCGCACATCGTCAATCTCGGCGATGCCGAACACAAACCCACGCTCGCCCAGGTGCGCGACGCCGTGCGCCAGCTCGCGCCGTCGATGTCGCCGGCCACGGGTGGCGCCGCCGCGCCCA